One genomic window of Acomys russatus chromosome 29, mAcoRus1.1, whole genome shotgun sequence includes the following:
- the Cdcp2 gene encoding CUB domain-containing protein 2, giving the protein MLAELGACLLLAAVLLDSRPGTQAMEGVKCGGVLSAPSGNFSSPNFPSLYPYNTECSWLIVVAEGSSVLLSFHAFDLEYHDTCDFDFLEIYNGASGDKGNLLGRFCGQVPPPPFTSSWHVMSVVFHSDKHVASRGFSAGYQKDVCGGVLTGLSGVLSSPDYPNNYPNDVECHWLIRASGPAAVKLVFVDFQVEDSNECTYDYVAVLGVPGPAHGHHYCGRTRPPTLVSLSHELQVVFKSDFNIGGRGFKAHYFSGECQEVFTAVRGNFSSPQYPGSYPNNIRCHWTIRLPPGYRVRVFILDLGLEEPNSLTRTCDFDHLAAFDGASEEAQLLGKWCGHHLPPPVTSRHNQLLLLLHTDRSTSGRGFSVAYIGVVPMNVSCSRMDFQIVISAQALAPLERTKVYLGSRSCAAQEVGSNFRIQARFDTCGTESQRRNNTSVIVSVLYIDFSAAGRGDIHEYEVRCEPRRKEASVHLLSGSEWLGPYAATAEHLQEAPPGDEAEVPEVPETIVAQDTSDIVFLGLCILAGVLMITAIVVLMLL; this is encoded by the exons ATGCTGGCTGAGCTGGGGGCCTGCCTATTGCTGGCAGCGGTACTGCTGGACTCACGCCCTGGGACCCAAGCCATGGAAG GTGTCAAGTGTGGGGGTGTGCTCTCAGCGCCATCTGGAAACTTCTCCAGTCCCAACTTCCCAAGCCTGTACCCGTACAACACAGAGTGCAGCTGGCTGATCGTGGTGGCCGAGGGGTCCTCAGTGCTGCTCAGCTTCCACGCCTTTGACCTGGAGTACCATGACACCTGCGACTTTGACTTCCTGGAAATCTACAACGGGGCCTCCGGGGACAAGGGAAATCTACTGGGCAGATTCTGCGGCCAGGTGCCCCCACCGCCCTTCACCTCCTCCTGGCATGTCATGTCGGTCGTTTTCCACTCAGACAAGCACGTGGCTAGCCGAGGCTTTTCTGCAGGCTACCAGAAAG ATGTGTGCGGTGGTGTCCTGACCGGCCTGTCAGGGGTCCTCAGCAGCCCCGACTACCCCAACAACTATCCCAACGATGTGGAGTGCCACTGGCTGATCCGTGCCTCGGGACCTGCCGCTGTCAAGCTGGTGTTCGTGGACTTCCAGGTTGAGGACAGCAATGAGTGCACGTATGACTACGTGGCTGTGCTTGGAGTGCCTGGCCCCGCCCACGGGCACCACTACTGTGGCCGCACCAGACCCCCCACCCTCGTGTCCCTGAGCCACGAGTTGCAGGTGGTCTTCAAGTCTGACTTCAACATTGGAGGCCGGGGCTTCAAGGCCCACTACTTCTCAG GAGAATGCCAGGAGGTATTCACAGCTGTGCGTGGAAACTTCTCCAGCCCACAGTACCCTGGCTCCTACCCCAACAATATCCGGTGCCACTGGACCATCCGCCTGCCCCCCGGCTACCGGGTCAGGGTGTTCATCCTGGACCTAGGCTTGGAGGAGCCCAACAGCCTGACCAGAACCTGTGATTTTGACCATCTGGCGGCCTTTGACGGGGCCAGTGAAGAGGCACAGCTCCTGGGGAAGTGGTGTGGTCATCACCTGCCCCCACCTGTCACCTCACGTCACAaccagctgctgcttctcctccacACTGACCGAAGCACCTCTGGCAGAGGCTTCTCTGTGGCCTACATTGGAG TGGTGCCCATGAATGTGAGCTGCTCCCGCATGGACTTTCAGATCGTCATCTCTGCCCAGGCACTGGCCCCACTGGAGCGGACCAAAGTTTACCTAGGCAGCCGGAGCTGCGCAGCCCAGGAAGTTGGCAGCAACTTCCGGATCCAAGCCCGCTTTGACACCTGTGGCACGGAGTCTCAG AGAAGAAATAACACCTCTGTGATCGTCAGCGTACTGTACATCGACTTCTCTGCTGCTGGGCGTGGGGACATCCACGAGTACGAGGTGCGCTGTGAGCCGAGGCGCAAGGAGGCCTCTGTCCACCTGCTGTCCGGCTCTGAATGGCTTGGGCCCTACGCTGCCACTGCTGAGCATCTTCAGGAAGCACCACCGGGAGATGAGGCAGAGGTCCCGGAGGTCCCAGAGACCATAGTGGCCCAGGACACCAGTGACATTGTCTTCCTGGGCCTCTGCATCCTGGCTGGAGTCCTTATGATCACCGCCATTGTGGTCCTGATGCTACTGTGA